Proteins encoded together in one Lysinibacillus sp. FSL K6-0232 window:
- a CDS encoding UxaA family hydrolase, translating into MNNQSVIQIHPMDNVAIALSDLSQGFLLPLGDTEITLQEDVQRGHKIAITALAKDTHITKYGFPIGHATEDIAAGSWVHSHNMKTNLSGELSYEFKPKAHAVAAARHVNRTFKGYRRTDGQVGIRNEIWIINTVGCINKVAENLAKLGNQLLKADNFDGVQHFSHPYGCSQLGDDLTYTQKILADLIHHPNAGAVIVLGLGCENNYIDLFKTVIGDYDENRVTFLNVQEAADEMEEGQQLLERAFDYVTTFKRQELPISELKIGLKCGGSDGFSGITANPMIGAFSDQLIAAGGATVLTEVPEMFGAEQILMERAKDENVFEDIVQLVNNFKQYFMKYNQPVYENPSPGNKAGGITTLEEKSLGCIQKGGFQEVKEVLDYGDRMSTKGLHLLNGPGNDLVSTTALASTGCQIVLFSTGRGTPFGGPTPTVKISTNTSLYERKKNWIDFNAGQLVDGKSMAALVDEFVDYILALASGEVQTNNEKFGYKEIAIFKDGVTM; encoded by the coding sequence ATGAACAATCAATCAGTTATTCAAATTCATCCGATGGACAATGTTGCCATAGCCTTGAGTGATCTTTCTCAAGGCTTTTTGCTTCCGTTGGGTGATACAGAAATTACGTTACAGGAGGATGTACAGCGTGGGCATAAAATTGCGATTACTGCGCTTGCAAAAGATACACATATTACGAAATATGGCTTCCCAATTGGACATGCAACAGAGGATATTGCTGCTGGTAGCTGGGTACATTCACATAATATGAAAACAAATTTATCAGGCGAGTTAAGCTATGAATTTAAACCAAAAGCACATGCTGTGGCTGCTGCTCGTCATGTCAATCGTACATTTAAAGGCTATCGCCGAACGGATGGACAGGTCGGTATACGCAATGAAATTTGGATTATTAATACAGTAGGCTGTATTAATAAAGTAGCTGAAAATTTAGCGAAGCTAGGCAATCAATTATTGAAGGCAGACAACTTTGATGGCGTACAGCATTTTTCTCACCCATATGGCTGCTCACAGCTTGGCGATGATTTAACATATACGCAAAAAATTTTAGCAGATTTAATTCATCATCCGAATGCAGGAGCTGTGATTGTCCTAGGGCTTGGCTGTGAAAATAATTATATCGACTTGTTTAAAACGGTGATTGGTGATTATGACGAAAATCGTGTTACCTTTTTAAATGTTCAAGAAGCGGCAGATGAAATGGAAGAAGGTCAACAATTGCTTGAAAGGGCTTTTGATTATGTAACAACATTCAAACGACAAGAGCTACCAATCTCAGAGCTGAAAATTGGCTTGAAATGTGGCGGCAGTGATGGATTTTCAGGAATCACAGCAAATCCAATGATTGGTGCATTTTCGGATCAATTGATTGCAGCAGGTGGTGCAACTGTGTTAACAGAGGTTCCAGAAATGTTCGGTGCTGAACAAATTTTAATGGAACGTGCAAAAGACGAGAATGTTTTTGAGGATATTGTGCAGCTAGTGAATAACTTTAAACAATATTTTATGAAATATAATCAGCCTGTCTATGAAAACCCATCTCCTGGCAATAAAGCAGGTGGCATTACAACATTGGAGGAAAAATCACTTGGCTGTATTCAAAAGGGTGGATTCCAAGAAGTAAAAGAAGTGCTTGATTATGGCGACCGTATGTCAACAAAGGGACTGCATTTATTAAATGGACCAGGGAATGACCTTGTTTCGACAACAGCTCTTGCTTCAACGGGCTGTCAGATCGTGCTATTTTCAACAGGACGTGGCACACCATTTGGGGGACCAACGCCAACTGTAAAAATTTCAACAAATACATCGCTATATGAACGCAAAAAAAATTGGATTGATTTTAATGCAGGTCAATTAGTAGACGGCAAATCAATGGCTGCTTTAGTCGATGAATTTGTCGATTATATTTTAGCGTTAGCTTCAGGAGAAGTACAAACAAATAACGAAAAATTTGGCTATAAA
- a CDS encoding MFS transporter produces MKQQGIFGEGKTIVIVMLFLAGVINYLDRSALSIAAPFIQEDIHLTSTQLGIIFSSFSVGYAVFNFLGGMASDRFGAKLTLFVAMIVWSLFSGAMVLVVGFASLIFVRIVFGMAEGPLSSTINKMVNNWFPADKRASVVGLTNSGTPLGGAIAGPIVGYIALAYGWKYSFIAIMIIGFIWAIVWFKVVKEKPKDAVVDEPIANDDVVETDDGRGLGYYLKQTTVLFTAFSFFAYNYILFFFLTWFPSYLVEARGMDVKDMSIVTVIPWILGFLGLALSGIVSDFIYKRFMSKGVLFSRKVVLVTCLFLAAVSIGCAGIVSTTVSAVALVAISVFFLYLTGAIYWAIINDVVESKYVGSVGGFMHFLANTAGIIGPTLTGYLVDKTGTFSAAFLLAGGLAVVASLAVIKFVRPITHQKTA; encoded by the coding sequence ATGAAGCAACAAGGTATTTTCGGAGAAGGCAAAACAATTGTTATTGTCATGTTGTTTTTAGCAGGTGTCATTAACTATTTAGACCGTTCAGCATTATCGATTGCGGCACCGTTTATTCAAGAGGATATTCATTTAACATCAACACAATTAGGGATTATCTTTAGTAGTTTCTCTGTTGGCTATGCAGTCTTTAACTTTTTAGGTGGGATGGCATCTGATAGATTTGGTGCAAAGCTAACATTATTTGTAGCAATGATTGTTTGGTCATTATTCAGTGGAGCAATGGTATTAGTTGTTGGGTTTGCTTCGTTAATTTTCGTTCGTATCGTATTTGGTATGGCAGAGGGTCCGCTATCATCAACCATCAATAAAATGGTCAATAACTGGTTCCCAGCAGATAAGCGTGCATCTGTTGTTGGGCTTACAAATAGTGGTACACCACTTGGTGGTGCGATTGCTGGTCCAATTGTTGGTTATATCGCATTAGCATATGGCTGGAAATATTCATTTATTGCCATTATGATTATTGGATTTATTTGGGCAATCGTTTGGTTTAAAGTAGTAAAAGAAAAGCCAAAGGATGCAGTAGTGGACGAGCCAATCGCAAACGATGATGTTGTAGAAACAGATGATGGCCGAGGATTAGGTTACTATTTAAAACAGACAACAGTGCTGTTTACAGCATTCTCATTTTTCGCCTATAACTATATTTTATTCTTCTTCTTAACGTGGTTCCCAAGCTATTTAGTAGAAGCACGTGGTATGGATGTAAAAGATATGAGTATTGTAACAGTTATTCCATGGATTTTAGGTTTCCTAGGTTTAGCATTAAGTGGTATTGTTTCAGATTTCATTTACAAACGCTTTATGAGTAAAGGTGTTTTATTCTCACGTAAAGTTGTACTTGTTACATGTTTATTCCTAGCAGCTGTATCGATTGGCTGTGCAGGGATCGTTTCAACAACAGTGAGTGCAGTTGCACTTGTTGCGATTTCAGTGTTCTTCTTATATTTAACAGGTGCCATTTATTGGGCAATTATCAATGACGTTGTAGAATCAAAATATGTTGGGTCTGTTGGTGGGTTTATGCACTTCCTAGCAAACACAGCAGGTATTATTGGACCAACTTTAACAGGTTATCTTGTTGATAAAACAGGAACTTTCTCTGCAGCTTTCTTACTAGCAGGCGGTTTAGCAGTTGTTGCTTCATTAGCAGTTATTAAATTCGTTAGACCAATTACACATCAGAAAACAGCTTAG
- a CDS encoding SDR family oxidoreductase encodes MHNALQHKVAVVTGGSGVLCSEMAKELAKQGMRIAILNRTAQKGEAVVQAIKENGGEAINFSVDVLDKASLIAAREAILQQYGQIDVLINGAGGNHPDAITADELYQEESNAPNFFELKSDGFESVFSNNFTGTFLASQVFGEALLKTKGTIINISSMSSYAPMTKVPAYSAAKAAINNFTQWMAVHFAEAGLRVNAIAPGFFITEQNHDLLLNKDGSLTARSEKIIAATPQNRFGKPQDLLGALLFLADDTYSAFVTGVTIPVDGGFMAYSGV; translated from the coding sequence ATGCATAATGCATTACAGCATAAAGTAGCTGTTGTTACGGGTGGTAGCGGTGTGCTTTGTTCAGAAATGGCGAAAGAGCTAGCAAAGCAAGGAATGCGAATCGCTATTTTAAACCGTACAGCCCAAAAGGGGGAGGCGGTTGTCCAAGCCATTAAAGAAAATGGGGGCGAGGCCATTAATTTCTCTGTAGATGTTTTAGATAAAGCATCATTAATTGCAGCGCGCGAAGCCATTTTACAGCAATATGGGCAAATCGATGTACTGATTAATGGAGCTGGTGGTAATCATCCAGATGCTATAACAGCAGATGAACTTTATCAAGAAGAATCAAATGCACCAAATTTCTTTGAATTAAAGTCAGATGGTTTTGAAAGCGTATTCTCTAACAATTTTACAGGAACATTTTTAGCCTCTCAGGTTTTTGGTGAGGCATTGCTAAAAACAAAAGGAACAATTATTAATATCTCGTCTATGAGCTCCTATGCACCGATGACAAAAGTGCCTGCGTATAGTGCTGCAAAAGCGGCTATTAATAATTTTACACAATGGATGGCTGTACACTTTGCGGAAGCAGGCTTACGTGTAAATGCCATTGCACCAGGATTTTTTATTACAGAACAAAATCATGATTTATTGCTAAATAAAGATGGCTCATTAACAGCACGTTCAGAAAAAATTATTGCAGCTACACCCCAAAATCGTTTTGGCAAGCCGCAAGATTTATTAGGAGCGCTGTTATTTTTAGCAGATGACACATATTCAGCATTTGTTACTGGTGTGACGATTCCTGTGGATGGCGGGTTTATGGCTTATTCAGGTGTTTAA
- a CDS encoding zinc-binding alcohol dehydrogenase family protein, producing MKALQVMKPFEMALIDVAEPVITKPTDVLVQTEYVGICGSDMHIYHGSNPLATLPRVPGHEVAGRVVEVGEAVQALKAGDKVVVEPIRYCGECYACRKGQPNVCKNLSVFGVHEDGGMRERFVVTEKQLHKVADNTSLEEAVLIEPYTIGAQAVYRGELQAGDTLLIQGAGPIGICILKLAKLMDARVMISDLDAAKLAYAKELGADEIVNVKEQNLLEAVDKWTDGEGVNVSIDAVCIPLTFKQSMDVVSAAGRVVVLSFGEEAVELAPLPITKNELTIKGSRLQTFQFEKVVKLVDAGKLQQQGLITHTFSLQQAQEAFQFIEKNPNEVRKVILKVGGSNA from the coding sequence ATGAAAGCATTACAAGTAATGAAACCTTTTGAAATGGCTTTAATTGATGTGGCAGAACCAGTGATTACAAAGCCAACGGATGTTCTTGTGCAAACAGAATATGTAGGTATTTGTGGCTCAGATATGCATATTTATCATGGATCAAATCCATTAGCGACATTACCTCGTGTACCAGGTCATGAAGTTGCTGGACGTGTGGTAGAGGTTGGTGAGGCTGTACAGGCGTTAAAAGCTGGTGACAAAGTTGTTGTTGAACCAATTCGCTATTGCGGTGAGTGTTATGCTTGCCGCAAAGGTCAACCGAATGTATGTAAAAATTTATCTGTTTTTGGTGTACATGAGGATGGCGGGATGCGTGAACGCTTTGTTGTTACAGAAAAGCAATTGCATAAGGTAGCAGATAATACATCTTTAGAGGAAGCGGTTTTGATTGAGCCGTATACAATTGGTGCACAGGCTGTTTACCGTGGTGAATTACAGGCAGGTGATACGCTGTTAATTCAAGGTGCAGGGCCAATTGGCATTTGTATTTTAAAGCTTGCTAAATTAATGGATGCACGCGTGATGATTTCCGATTTGGATGCTGCTAAGCTTGCCTATGCGAAAGAGCTTGGGGCAGATGAAATTGTCAATGTGAAGGAGCAAAACTTATTGGAGGCTGTTGACAAGTGGACAGATGGAGAAGGTGTCAATGTATCCATTGATGCAGTTTGTATTCCATTAACATTTAAGCAGTCAATGGATGTTGTGTCAGCGGCTGGCAGAGTTGTTGTACTAAGCTTTGGTGAGGAAGCGGTTGAGCTTGCTCCACTACCAATTACCAAAAATGAATTGACAATTAAAGGCTCACGTTTGCAAACATTCCAATTTGAAAAGGTAGTGAAGCTTGTTGATGCTGGAAAGCTACAGCAGCAAGGGCTCATTACACACACTTTCTCATTACAACAAGCACAAGAGGCATTTCAATTTATCGAAAAAAATCCAAATGAAGTGCGCAAGGTGATTTTAAAAGTAGGTGGATCAAATGCATAA
- the uxuA gene encoding mannonate dehydratase has product MNMTFRWYGRGNDTVTLEDVRQIPNVKGIVWALHQLPAGEVWTKEAIQEEVDYIKSCGFHADVVESVNVHEDIKLGLPTRDQYIENYKQSIRNLGEAGVKVICYNFMPVFDWTRTDLFHPLEDGSTALYFDKSKVMNLDPQELVNEVSASSDLTLPGWEPERLSRLSELFEQYKEIDENQLWDNLAYFLQAILPVAEEAGIQMAIHPDDPPYSIFGLPRIITGAESYEKLIAISDSKANGFTFCSGSMGADPQNDMVAIAEKYASRAPFAHIRNVKILEDGSFFETSHFTADGSIDIKNIVRTLNEQNYEGYVRPDHGRHIWGEQCRPGYGLYDRALGIMYLHGLWDAYENLKK; this is encoded by the coding sequence ATGAATATGACATTTAGATGGTATGGTCGTGGCAATGATACAGTGACATTAGAGGATGTAAGACAAATTCCAAATGTAAAAGGAATTGTATGGGCATTACATCAATTACCAGCTGGAGAAGTATGGACGAAGGAAGCCATTCAAGAAGAGGTAGACTATATTAAATCTTGCGGATTCCATGCGGACGTTGTGGAAAGTGTAAATGTACATGAAGATATTAAATTAGGCTTACCGACTCGTGATCAATATATTGAAAATTATAAACAGTCTATTCGCAATCTTGGCGAAGCGGGTGTAAAGGTTATTTGCTATAATTTCATGCCTGTTTTTGACTGGACACGTACAGATCTATTCCATCCTTTAGAGGATGGCTCAACGGCATTATATTTTGATAAATCAAAGGTGATGAATTTAGACCCACAGGAGCTTGTGAATGAAGTAAGTGCTTCTTCTGATTTAACGCTTCCAGGCTGGGAACCAGAGCGTCTATCTCGACTATCAGAATTATTTGAGCAGTACAAAGAAATAGATGAAAATCAATTATGGGATAACCTAGCTTACTTTTTACAAGCAATTTTACCAGTAGCAGAAGAAGCAGGGATTCAAATGGCGATTCATCCAGATGATCCACCATATTCGATCTTTGGCTTGCCACGTATTATTACAGGCGCAGAAAGCTATGAAAAACTAATTGCTATTTCAGATTCAAAAGCAAATGGATTTACATTCTGCTCAGGCTCAATGGGGGCGGATCCTCAAAATGATATGGTAGCCATTGCTGAAAAATATGCATCTCGTGCACCATTCGCTCATATTCGTAATGTAAAAATTTTAGAGGATGGTAGCTTCTTTGAAACATCTCATTTTACAGCAGATGGCTCAATTGATATTAAAAACATCGTACGTACATTAAACGAGCAAAATTATGAAGGCTATGTACGTCCAGATCATGGTCGTCATATTTGGGGAGAGCAATGTCGCCCAGGCTACGGCTTATACGACCGAGCACTTGGCATTATGTATTTACACGGTCTTTGGGATGCTTATGAAAATTTAAAGAAATAG
- a CDS encoding bifunctional 2-keto-4-hydroxyglutarate aldolase/2-keto-3-deoxy-6-phosphogluconate aldolase, with amino-acid sequence MQKIEILKALSAAKVVAVVRGNSPEEAIEISKGAIEGGIQAIELTYTTPFIEDTFKALRNSDALIGAGTVLDAETARHAILNGAKFVVSPSYNADIALICNRYSIPYLPGCMTIKEMVTALEGGSDIIKLFPASQFEPSFIKSVKGPLPNVTIMPTGGVGLANMGEWLEAGAVAVGVGSDLNKAYAKDGYAGVVERAKAYIENLAN; translated from the coding sequence ATGCAAAAAATCGAAATTTTGAAAGCGTTATCAGCTGCAAAGGTTGTAGCCGTTGTGCGAGGCAATTCACCTGAAGAAGCAATAGAAATTTCAAAAGGTGCTATTGAAGGTGGTATTCAAGCCATCGAATTAACGTACACAACACCTTTTATCGAAGATACATTTAAAGCATTACGCAATAGTGATGCATTAATTGGCGCTGGTACAGTGTTAGATGCTGAAACAGCGCGTCATGCAATTTTAAATGGTGCTAAATTTGTTGTAAGTCCGAGCTATAATGCAGACATTGCACTTATTTGTAATCGCTATAGTATACCATATTTACCCGGCTGTATGACGATTAAAGAAATGGTAACAGCACTTGAGGGTGGCAGCGATATTATTAAGCTATTCCCAGCAAGTCAGTTTGAACCAAGCTTTATTAAGTCTGTGAAAGGCCCATTACCGAATGTCACGATTATGCCTACAGGCGGTGTTGGTTTAGCAAATATGGGTGAATGGCTAGAAGCAGGCGCTGTTGCAGTGGGTGTTGGCAGTGATTTAAATAAAGCCTATGCAAAAGATGGCTATGCAGGTGTTGTTGAACGAGCAAAAGCATATATAGAAAATCTAGCAAACTAG
- a CDS encoding sugar kinase, whose protein sequence is MKNKRIATIGDAMVVFNPSKTGPLRFVPSFERAVGGAELNFAIGITRLDMEARWISCIGDDEFGKVIYNFARGEGIDVSHVMRTPHIPTSIYFKEIREDGAGKSFYYRKPSPLFELTADRLDESVLDDVDLLHISGVYLAVCEHNVDVALKLIQLAKTKNIPVSFDPNLRLKLWTIEDARTAYEKLYPFVNLLLTGQDEFELLFKGRTIQDVQQQYHIDEMIIKKGEQGASVYTATEQYDREAFSIRAIDTVGAGDAFDSAYVYSYLNGDDIPERLRLANGAGALVATIKGDNEGLPSLQELKQFIGDEKLIER, encoded by the coding sequence TTGAAAAATAAACGGATTGCAACGATTGGTGATGCAATGGTTGTTTTTAATCCATCTAAAACAGGTCCTCTACGATTTGTTCCTTCCTTTGAACGAGCTGTGGGTGGAGCAGAACTTAATTTTGCAATAGGCATTACGCGTTTAGATATGGAAGCAAGATGGATCAGTTGTATCGGAGATGACGAATTCGGCAAGGTCATTTATAACTTTGCTCGTGGTGAAGGCATTGATGTATCACATGTTATGCGGACACCGCATATTCCAACCTCCATTTATTTTAAGGAAATACGGGAAGATGGGGCAGGTAAATCGTTTTATTATCGTAAGCCATCACCTTTATTTGAATTAACAGCAGATCGCTTAGATGAATCAGTGTTGGATGATGTTGATTTATTACATATAAGCGGTGTGTATTTAGCAGTATGCGAGCACAATGTTGATGTTGCATTAAAATTGATTCAATTAGCAAAGACAAAAAATATTCCTGTGTCCTTTGATCCAAATTTACGATTAAAGCTATGGACAATAGAAGATGCTCGTACAGCATATGAAAAGCTATACCCATTTGTTAATCTCCTTCTTACAGGACAAGACGAATTTGAACTTTTATTTAAGGGACGTACAATACAGGACGTTCAACAGCAATATCACATAGATGAAATGATTATTAAAAAAGGTGAGCAAGGAGCCTCCGTTTATACCGCAACCGAACAGTATGATCGTGAAGCATTTTCAATTCGTGCAATTGATACAGTTGGAGCCGGGGATGCCTTTGATTCAGCTTACGTCTATAGCTACTTAAATGGTGATGATATTCCAGAGCGTCTGCGTTTAGCAAATGGTGCTGGTGCACTTGTTGCCACAATTAAAGGAGACAATGAGGGGCTTCCATCATTACAAGAGTTAAAGCAGTTTATCGGAGATGAAAAATTAATTGAGCGTTAA
- a CDS encoding alpha/beta fold hydrolase — translation MKLIAIILLLIVLLAASYFYQNITYIKKPLKKMYNAGFSEKQIKLQDGTVLNYGEGPANGKTPLLLIHGQGMTWEDYSKVLPELAQHYHVYAVDCHGHGKSDWNPEKYTAKAMAKDFAEFMEVVIGKPTVISGHSSGGMLAAWMAAHYPALVLGTIIEDSPFFSTEPNRCENTYVWVYGFQMYEDFKNQQEIQDYFTYALKNSYWKNIFGDFLWRKFSKDASAYHRKHPNKPVHLIYLPPQINRMFEAETYPFDRKFGETFYNHSWFEDYNQAEILTKIKSPTVFLKANTSYDGDLLVAALSDEDTDRVVSLLENGVRVNINSPGHDIHYDKPKEFTNVVIRFLENIK, via the coding sequence ATGAAGCTTATTGCTATTATCTTATTGTTAATTGTGCTACTAGCTGCATCTTATTTTTATCAAAATATAACGTATATCAAGAAGCCTTTAAAGAAAATGTACAATGCAGGATTTTCTGAGAAGCAAATAAAATTACAGGATGGTACTGTACTCAATTATGGTGAAGGTCCAGCAAATGGCAAAACGCCTCTTCTATTAATTCATGGACAAGGCATGACTTGGGAGGACTATTCAAAAGTGTTGCCTGAATTAGCACAGCATTATCATGTTTATGCTGTTGATTGTCATGGACATGGAAAATCGGATTGGAATCCTGAGAAGTATACAGCTAAGGCAATGGCGAAGGATTTTGCTGAGTTTATGGAAGTAGTAATAGGTAAGCCTACTGTGATATCTGGTCATTCATCAGGAGGAATGCTTGCAGCCTGGATGGCAGCACATTATCCTGCATTAGTGCTAGGAACTATTATTGAAGATTCACCTTTCTTTTCAACAGAGCCGAATAGATGTGAAAATACCTATGTTTGGGTCTATGGATTTCAAATGTATGAGGATTTTAAAAATCAACAGGAAATTCAAGATTACTTTACGTATGCATTAAAGAACAGTTACTGGAAAAATATATTTGGGGATTTTCTATGGCGTAAGTTTTCAAAGGATGCTAGCGCCTATCATCGAAAGCATCCAAATAAGCCTGTGCATTTAATTTATTTGCCACCACAAATTAATCGAATGTTTGAAGCAGAAACGTATCCATTTGACCGTAAATTTGGGGAAACATTTTATAATCATTCATGGTTTGAGGATTATAATCAGGCTGAAATACTAACAAAAATTAAAAGCCCAACAGTATTTTTAAAAGCCAATACGAGCTATGATGGCGATTTATTAGTAGCTGCGTTATCAGATGAGGATACTGATCGAGTTGTGAGCTTGTTAGAGAATGGTGTAAGAGTGAATATCAATTCACCTGGACATGATATTCATTATGATAAGCCAAAGGAGTTTACAAATGTTGTCATTCGTTTTTTGGAAAATATAAAGTGA
- a CDS encoding Nramp family divalent metal transporter gives MTQKLNDNTLTVVSKRTMLQRLKVIGPGAVIAASFIGPGTVTTATRAGASFGFALLWAVVFSIITTIILQEMAARIGIIAKKDLGQAISEQFKQPLLKFASIWIIAIAIAVGCSAYISGDLIGTSMGLSTLFGGIPANVISPFIGVLILILGLTGSYKIIERVMIFLVVIMSITFFTTMFVVQPDWSSIFKNSVVPNIPAGSIVTIIALIGTTVVPYNFFIHSSMVQENWSKPSDLKDARLDTVLSIGVGGLITAAILITAGATMLGSDVKNVADLSVQLEPLFGEWAKVFLCIGIFAAGFSSALASPLGAAVTLASVFGWKDGMKNKKFKLVFTIVMLIGIITSATGFEPMQVLLLAQALNGILLPIVAIYLLIVMNNKDLLGNYVNKTVSNIIGVAIVAVCVFLGGYSLVDVVTSFL, from the coding sequence ATGACACAAAAGTTAAATGACAATACACTAACTGTAGTAAGTAAACGTACAATGCTTCAACGTTTAAAAGTAATCGGTCCTGGAGCGGTTATTGCAGCATCCTTTATCGGTCCTGGAACAGTAACAACAGCTACACGGGCAGGGGCTAGTTTTGGCTTTGCACTTTTATGGGCAGTGGTCTTTTCCATTATTACAACTATTATTTTGCAGGAAATGGCAGCGAGAATCGGTATTATTGCAAAAAAAGATTTAGGGCAAGCAATCTCGGAACAATTTAAACAACCATTATTAAAATTTGCTTCAATTTGGATTATCGCCATTGCTATTGCGGTTGGCTGTTCAGCATATATATCTGGGGATTTGATTGGAACATCTATGGGGCTGTCTACATTATTTGGCGGTATTCCAGCAAATGTTATCAGTCCGTTTATTGGGGTTCTTATTCTGATTTTAGGTTTAACTGGCAGCTATAAAATTATTGAACGTGTCATGATTTTTTTAGTAGTGATTATGAGTATTACTTTTTTCACAACGATGTTTGTTGTACAACCTGATTGGTCAAGCATTTTCAAAAACTCTGTTGTGCCAAATATTCCAGCAGGATCCATTGTAACAATTATTGCGTTAATTGGAACAACGGTAGTGCCTTATAATTTCTTTATTCACTCATCTATGGTACAAGAAAATTGGTCAAAGCCAAGTGATTTAAAAGATGCTCGTCTTGATACAGTTTTATCCATTGGTGTAGGTGGTCTTATTACAGCAGCTATTTTAATTACCGCTGGTGCAACAATGCTAGGCTCTGATGTGAAGAATGTTGCAGATTTATCTGTTCAACTAGAGCCTTTATTTGGTGAATGGGCAAAAGTATTTTTATGTATTGGTATTTTTGCTGCTGGTTTTTCTTCCGCTCTTGCCAGCCCTCTTGGAGCAGCTGTTACATTGGCAAGTGTCTTTGGCTGGAAGGACGGTATGAAAAATAAAAAATTCAAGCTAGTCTTTACTATTGTTATGCTGATTGGAATTATTACATCTGCAACAGGCTTTGAACCAATGCAAGTGCTATTATTAGCGCAAGCATTGAATGGTATTTTATTACCAATTGTTGCAATTTACCTATTAATTGTTATGAATAATAAAGACTTACTAGGCAACTATGTGAATAAAACAGTCAGCAATATTATTGGTGTTGCTATTGTAGCTGTTTGTGTTTTCTTAGGTGGCTATAGCTTAGTAGATGTTGTGACAAGCTTTTTATAA
- a CDS encoding helix-turn-helix transcriptional regulator has protein sequence MNSTINPIFLPYLRMADAIYAIFDESCEVVVHDFSNMEKSLIYIKGNLTGRKLGAPITDFVLQQLKKDPTNLEDVLGTYSTTKDGVKIKSSIVYIKDYSGKVVGLFGINYNITQFAHMHQLLTNILMPFDIKSQINESYATSITEMFDQIIQTTLIELNLTLPISAKIDKVAFVQNLDKKGIFLVQGSTDKVADILNVTKQTIYNYLESE, from the coding sequence ATGAATTCAACCATCAATCCTATTTTTCTCCCATATTTGCGTATGGCTGATGCGATTTACGCTATATTTGATGAAAGTTGTGAAGTCGTTGTCCATGATTTTTCGAATATGGAAAAGTCATTAATTTATATAAAGGGTAATTTGACAGGTCGTAAATTAGGTGCTCCAATTACAGATTTTGTTTTACAGCAATTAAAAAAAGACCCTACTAATTTAGAAGATGTTTTAGGCACTTATTCAACAACAAAAGACGGTGTAAAAATTAAATCTTCTATTGTATATATTAAAGATTATAGTGGGAAAGTTGTCGGCTTATTTGGTATCAACTACAACATTACGCAGTTTGCTCATATGCATCAATTATTAACAAATATTTTAATGCCATTTGATATTAAGTCACAAATTAATGAAAGTTATGCGACGTCAATTACAGAAATGTTTGATCAAATTATTCAAACAACATTAATAGAGCTGAATTTAACCTTACCAATATCAGCAAAGATTGATAAAGTTGCTTTTGTACAGAACCTAGATAAGAAGGGGATATTTTTAGTTCAAGGTTCTACAGATAAAGTTGCTGATATTTTAAATGTTACAAAACAGACCATCTATAATTATTTAGAAAGTGAATAA